A region from the Triticum aestivum cultivar Chinese Spring chromosome 3D, IWGSC CS RefSeq v2.1, whole genome shotgun sequence genome encodes:
- the LOC123079734 gene encoding aspartic proteinase PCS1, with protein MPPPLLVFVLFVLLAAPWPSEAGARPQLFALRARQMPARALPRQPSKLRFHHNVSLTVSLAVGTPPQNVTMVLDTGSELSWLLCAPAGGARNKYSATSFRPRASATFAAVPCASAQCRSRDLPSPPACDGASSRCSVSLSYADGSSSDGALATDVFAVGGGPPLRAAFGCMASAFDSSPDGVASAGLLGMNRGALSFVSQASTRRFSYCISDRDDAGVLLLGHSDLPTFLPLNYTPLYQPALPLPYFDRVAYSVQLLGIRVGAKHLPIPASVLAPDHTGAGQTMVDSGTQFTFLLGDAYSALKAEFTRQARPLLPALDDPSFAFQEAFDTCFRVPQGRTPPAARLPSVTLLFNGAEMAVAGDRLLYKVPGERRGGDGVWCLTFGNADMVPIMAYVIGHHHQMNVWVEYDLERGRVGLAPVRCDVASERLGLLL; from the coding sequence ATGCCTCCCCCGCTGCTCGTCTTCGTCCTGTTCGTCCTGCTTGCCGCGCCGTGGCCGTCCGAGGCGGGGGCGAGGCCGCAGCTTTTCGCGCTGCGGGCGCGCCAGATGCCGGCCAGGGCGCTGCCGCGGCAGCCCAGCAAGCTGCGGTTCCACCACAACGTCAGCCTCACCgtctcgctcgccgtcggcacgcCGCCGCAGAACGTCACCATGGTGCTCGACACCGGCAGCGAGCTGTCCTGGCTGCTCTgcgcgccggcgggcggcgccagGAACAAGTACAGCGCGACGTCCTTTCGGCCGAGggcctcggccaccttcgccgccgTGCCCTGCGCCTCCGCGCAGTGCCGCTCCCGCGACCTGCCGTCTCCGCCGGCCTGCGACGGCGCGTCGAGCCGGTGCAGCGTGTCGCTCTCCTACGCGGACGGGTCCTCCTCCGACGGCGCGCTCGCGACGGACGTCTTCGCCGTCGGGGGCGGGCCGCCGCTGCGCGCGGCGTTCGGCTGCATGGCCTCCGCGTTCGACTCCTCCCCGGACGGGGTGGCGAGCGCCGGGCTGCTGGGCATGAACAGGGGCGCCCTCTCCTTCGTCTCGCAGGCCAGCACCCGGCGCTTCTCCTACTGCATCTCCGACCGCGACGACGCCGGCGTGCTGCTCCTGGGCCACAGCGACCTGCCCACCTTCCTGCCGCTCAACTACACGCCCCTGTACCAGCCGGCCCTGCCGCTCCCCTACTTCGACCGCGTCGCCTACTCCGTCCAGCTCCTGGGCATCCGCGTCGGCGCCAAGCACCTGCCCATCCCGGCGTCGGTGCTCGCGCCAGACCACACCGGAGCCGGGCAGACCATGGTGGACTCCGGCACGCAGTTCACCTTCCTGCTCGGCGACGCCTACTCGGCACTGAAAGCCGAGTTCACGCGACAGGCCAGGCCCCTCCTGCCCGCGCTCGACGACCCCAGCTTCGCGTTCCAGGAGGCGTTCGACACGTGCTTCCGCGTGCCCCAGGGGCGGACCCCGCCGGCGGCGAGGCTCCCGAGCGTGACGCTGCTGTTCAACGGCGCGGAGATGGCGGTGGCCGGGGACAGGCTGCTGTACAAGGTCCCCGGGgagcggcgcggcggcgacggcgtgtgGTGCCTGACGTTCGGCAACGCGGACATGGTGCCCATCATGGCGTACGTGATCGGGCACCACCACCAGATGAACGTGTGGGTGGAGTACGACCTGGAGCGCGGCCGCGTCGGCCTGGCGCCCGTCCGCTGCGACGTGGCCAGCGAGCGCCTCGGCCTCCTGCTCTGA